Proteins from a genomic interval of Clostridium cochlearium:
- a CDS encoding DUF6305 family protein produces the protein MIKGKIKKILLITISAMLTLSLVACGSGDSSSEGSKEDTKQTESKEDGKKEEVNGLEAAIAEQPALLTSVGQSADVEMVKALMDNAGLKYTLNKVATPADIKEEKTLVLAVGGSSKGLGAAGIKVEDELKRAKELINAAKEKGMVIVTLHVGGENRRGELSDKFIAPSIENANYVVVVEDGNKDGLFTKMVKEKDIPMESVKSISDVMTPLKKAFK, from the coding sequence CACTAGTTGCTTGCGGCTCAGGAGATTCTAGTTCTGAAGGAAGTAAAGAAGATACTAAGCAAACAGAAAGTAAAGAAGATGGCAAAAAAGAAGAGGTTAATGGACTCGAAGCTGCAATAGCTGAACAACCAGCTCTTTTAACTTCTGTTGGACAAAGTGCAGATGTTGAAATGGTTAAAGCCTTAATGGATAATGCCGGATTAAAATATACTTTAAATAAAGTAGCGACACCTGCTGATATTAAAGAAGAAAAAACTCTTGTTTTAGCGGTAGGGGGAAGTTCTAAAGGATTAGGAGCAGCAGGAATTAAGGTAGAAGATGAACTAAAGAGAGCAAAAGAGCTTATAAATGCAGCTAAAGAAAAAGGTATGGTTATAGTTACTCTTCATGTTGGAGGGGAAAATAGAAGAGGAGAACTTTCTGATAAGTTTATAGCACCATCTATAGAAAATGCAAATTATGTAGTAGTTGTAGAAGATGGTAATAAAGATGGACTATTTACTAAAATGGTAAAAGAAAAAGATATACCTATGGAATCAGTAAAAAGTATATCAGATGTGATGACACCCTTAAAAAAGGCATTTAAATAA
- a CDS encoding TRAP transporter large permease subunit: protein MQIEFIIFIAMVLVFILGCFLLKLPVSISMVLASMTGTLIAGKGIPIRHLVEGTFGYIDTILVIATAMIFMKIIQDSGALDALSSSIISRFHKKPALLLILLMFIVMFPGMITGSSTASVISAGSLMAPVLMIIGIPKLEVAAIIAIGGILGMIAPPVNIPAMIIGGGIDIPYVGFGIPLLLLTIPTAIFTVLYYGYKYTKGFNYDKVASSLNLEESQKYGFKLYIPIIVVLLLMILTKALPKYIPDLGMPLIFAIGSVIGLFTGEKISIVKSCKEAIKEALPVLGILMGVGMFIQVMTLTGVRGFIVVNCISLPSVLLYLGIAIAIPAFGAVSSFGSASVLGVPFLLALLGKNEIVTASALSFIAGLGDLVPPTALAGIFAAQVVGEENYVKVLKKCMVPALFILVYGLIFIAFAKEIASFIY from the coding sequence TTGCAAATAGAATTTATAATATTTATTGCAATGGTTCTAGTATTTATATTGGGATGTTTTTTACTCAAATTGCCTGTAAGTATTTCTATGGTGTTAGCTTCCATGACGGGAACACTAATAGCTGGTAAAGGTATACCAATAAGGCATTTAGTAGAAGGCACCTTTGGTTATATAGATACTATATTAGTAATAGCTACGGCTATGATATTTATGAAAATAATTCAAGATTCAGGAGCACTAGATGCTTTAAGTTCTAGTATAATTAGTAGATTTCACAAAAAACCTGCATTACTTTTGATACTTTTAATGTTTATTGTAATGTTTCCTGGAATGATAACAGGTTCATCTACAGCATCAGTAATAAGTGCAGGAAGTTTAATGGCACCAGTTCTTATGATAATAGGAATACCAAAGTTAGAAGTAGCAGCTATAATTGCTATAGGTGGAATACTTGGAATGATTGCTCCACCAGTAAATATACCTGCTATGATAATTGGAGGAGGAATAGATATTCCTTATGTAGGATTTGGAATACCTCTGCTATTGTTGACTATACCTACTGCTATTTTTACTGTATTATACTATGGATATAAATATACCAAGGGATTTAATTATGATAAAGTAGCTTCAAGTTTAAATTTAGAAGAAAGTCAAAAGTATGGGTTTAAGCTATATATTCCAATAATAGTTGTTTTACTTTTAATGATACTTACAAAAGCATTACCAAAGTATATACCTGATTTAGGAATGCCGCTTATTTTTGCTATAGGAAGTGTAATAGGATTATTTACTGGAGAAAAAATAAGTATAGTAAAAAGTTGTAAAGAAGCTATTAAAGAAGCTTTGCCGGTTTTAGGAATATTAATGGGTGTTGGAATGTTTATCCAGGTTATGACCTTAACTGGTGTAAGAGGATTTATAGTTGTAAATTGTATAAGTCTTCCATCAGTATTATTATATTTGGGAATAGCTATTGCTATACCAGCCTTTGGAGCAGTATCTTCTTTTGGATCAGCTTCTGTACTAGGTGTTCCTTTCTTATTAGCTTTACTCGGAAAGAATGAAATAGTTACAGCTTCGGCTTTATCTTTTATAGCTGGTTTAGGAGACCTAGTTCCACCAACAGCGTTAGCAGGAATTTTTGCAGCACAAGTAGTTGGGGAAGAAAATTATGTGAAAGTTTTAAAAAAGTGCATGGTACCAGCATTATTTATTTTGGTATATGGATTGATATTTATAGCTTTTGCTAAAGAGATTGCTTCTTTTATATATTAA
- a CDS encoding succinylglutamate desuccinylase/aspartoacylase family protein, which translates to MKGSKITAIIFLCLSLLCDVVAGKSFLKMHEEEPIVQGPGITEQKMLSDYFPGLKGSNGDTKIYVLKGEEEGGKMLVLGGTHPNEPSGFMAAVTLIENAKPKKGTLYVIPRTNNSGFTHNDSQEGSPQKFTIKTPHGDRWFRYGSRATNPIDQWPDPDVYIHAASGQSLSGSETRNINRGYPGREDGTLTEKVCFGITKLIKEEKIDVTIDLHEASPEYPVINATVSHERAMPIASQAVINLQLQGIQMGLEPSPKNLRGLTHRELGDFTDTMAVLMETANAAQGRLRGRTDEDLVVTGKDKAYVKAAKLGRLFVPYDENGHPIEERVGRHITGINELAKAYTKGNESKGIIIENIPSYEELLTKGLGNFLNPLP; encoded by the coding sequence GTGAAAGGTAGTAAAATTACGGCAATAATATTTTTATGTCTCTCCTTATTATGTGATGTGGTAGCTGGAAAGTCCTTTCTAAAAATGCATGAGGAGGAACCTATAGTACAGGGGCCAGGTATAACTGAACAGAAAATGTTAAGTGATTATTTTCCAGGATTAAAAGGAAGTAATGGAGATACAAAGATATACGTTTTAAAAGGTGAAGAAGAAGGTGGGAAAATGCTTGTGCTTGGAGGTACTCATCCTAATGAACCTTCAGGATTTATGGCAGCTGTTACCTTAATTGAAAACGCGAAACCTAAAAAAGGTACTTTGTATGTAATTCCAAGAACCAATAATAGTGGATTTACTCATAATGACTCTCAGGAAGGATCTCCACAAAAGTTTACCATAAAAACTCCACATGGAGATAGATGGTTCAGATATGGTTCAAGAGCTACAAATCCAATAGATCAATGGCCAGATCCAGATGTATATATTCATGCAGCATCAGGTCAGAGTCTTTCAGGAAGTGAAACTAGAAATATTAATAGAGGATATCCTGGAAGAGAAGATGGTACTCTAACAGAAAAAGTTTGTTTTGGAATAACAAAACTTATTAAAGAAGAAAAAATAGATGTAACTATAGATTTACATGAGGCTTCTCCAGAATATCCTGTTATAAATGCTACAGTATCTCATGAAAGAGCTATGCCTATAGCATCCCAAGCGGTTATAAATCTTCAATTGCAAGGAATACAAATGGGATTAGAGCCTTCACCTAAAAATCTTCGTGGACTTACTCATAGGGAACTAGGTGATTTTACAGATACTATGGCTGTACTTATGGAGACTGCTAATGCAGCGCAAGGTAGATTAAGGGGGAGAACAGATGAAGATTTAGTAGTTACGGGAAAGGATAAGGCTTATGTAAAGGCAGCTAAATTAGGAAGGTTGTTTGTGCCTTATGATGAAAATGGTCATCCTATAGAAGAAAGAGTGGGAAGACATATAACAGGAATTAATGAATTAGCAAAGGCATACACAAAGGGGAATGAAAGTAAAGGAATAATTATAGAAAATATACCATCTTATGAAGAGCTATTAACTAAAGGATTAGGCAATTTTTTAAATCCTCTTCCCTAG
- a CDS encoding succinylglutamate desuccinylase/aspartoacylase domain-containing protein translates to MDACNKKVRNPYYMQDLNRIFPGRTNGTGSEKLAYEIFNLIKKERPKIVLDLHEWEENSIGDEKKFSYAMIFNNLNKENLEVFMYLLDQVKRNDEYKDKFTFLNSPPKGSINKEISQKLKVPVITLESNMNEEYRERVDFHLYILNEVIKFYRLDR, encoded by the coding sequence ATTGATGCATGTAATAAAAAAGTTAGAAATCCATATTATATGCAGGATTTAAATAGAATTTTTCCAGGGAGAACCAATGGAACAGGTAGCGAAAAATTGGCATATGAAATATTTAATTTAATAAAAAAAGAGAGGCCCAAAATAGTTTTAGATCTTCATGAATGGGAAGAAAATTCTATAGGAGATGAAAAAAAATTTTCTTATGCCATGATATTCAATAATTTAAATAAGGAAAATTTAGAAGTTTTTATGTATCTACTAGATCAAGTAAAAAGAAATGATGAATATAAAGATAAATTTACATTTTTAAACAGCCCACCAAAAGGATCTATAAATAAAGAGATATCTCAAAAATTAAAAGTTCCAGTTATAACTCTAGAAAGTAATATGAACGAAGAATATAGAGAAAGAGTAGATTTTCACCTATATATATTAAATGAAGTTATAAAATTTTATAGATTGGATAGATGA
- the pgsB gene encoding poly-gamma-glutamate synthase PgsB, whose translation MKKILIILIITYVCFLILEYRNNCNIRKAFKHIIHVNGTRGKSTTCRLIYAGIKEGGYRVFCKTTGTSPRIIDVNGMEEPIIRKGGANIREQIKILKKAEKQKADILVIECMAVNPELQYISQNKILNADISVVTNVRRDHLEEMGPTLEDVAKSLGNVMPKRGHFITGEKKFYDYYEELGESMSSKVILAKEISEDLGIDFKENISVALEVCKVLGIKEDVALRGMKSYKRDPGALKIYNIVTDNNTQIIFINGFAINDPDSTLKIFSYLKDKGTFNNKQIILMVNNRRDRPYRMQQHIEVIKKINPEIIWISGYYTSLMKNKLIKQGVEKEKIVLINKNNEFNLKNITKDTAIFGIGNIVGSGEKIIDYMEKVGDVIGE comes from the coding sequence ATGAAAAAAATATTGATTATTTTAATAATAACATATGTATGCTTCTTAATTTTAGAATATAGGAATAATTGTAATATAAGAAAGGCTTTTAAACATATAATCCATGTAAATGGTACAAGAGGAAAATCTACTACCTGTAGACTTATTTATGCCGGGATAAAAGAAGGTGGATATAGAGTTTTTTGTAAAACTACAGGGACAAGTCCTCGAATTATAGATGTAAATGGAATGGAAGAACCTATTATAAGAAAGGGTGGCGCCAATATAAGAGAGCAAATAAAAATTTTGAAAAAAGCAGAAAAACAGAAGGCAGATATTCTAGTTATTGAATGTATGGCAGTTAATCCAGAACTACAATATATATCTCAAAATAAAATATTAAATGCAGATATATCTGTAGTAACTAATGTAAGAAGGGACCATTTAGAGGAAATGGGACCCACTTTGGAAGATGTAGCAAAGTCCTTAGGGAATGTAATGCCTAAGAGGGGACATTTTATAACAGGAGAAAAGAAATTTTATGATTATTATGAAGAACTCGGAGAATCCATGTCATCAAAAGTAATACTTGCAAAGGAAATATCAGAGGATTTGGGAATAGATTTTAAAGAAAATATAAGTGTAGCATTAGAGGTATGTAAGGTATTAGGCATAAAGGAAGATGTGGCATTAAGAGGCATGAAAAGCTATAAAAGAGATCCTGGGGCATTAAAAATTTATAATATAGTTACGGATAATAATACACAAATAATTTTTATAAATGGTTTTGCAATAAATGATCCAGATTCTACATTGAAAATATTTAGCTATTTAAAAGATAAAGGAACTTTTAATAACAAACAGATCATATTAATGGTGAATAATAGAAGAGACAGGCCTTATAGGATGCAACAACACATAGAAGTCATAAAGAAAATAAATCCCGAAATTATATGGATAAGTGGATATTATACAAGTTTAATGAAAAATAAGCTTATAAAGCAGGGAGTAGAAAAGGAGAAAATAGTTTTAATCAATAAGAATAATGAATTTAATCTTAAGAATATAACAAAAGATACTGCTATATTTGGTATTGGAAATATAGTGGGAAGTGGTGAAAAAATTATAGATTATATGGAAAAAGTAGGTGATGTTATTGGCGAATAA
- the pgsC gene encoding poly-gamma-glutamate biosynthesis protein PgsC gives MANNTMILGIIFSIIYYEVTEVSPGGIIVPGYISLFLTQPLRIIATLILSVLTLVITNILSKYTILYGKRKFSVMIMISFILRVLIEGIGGLISLPIVFSVIGYIIPAIIAKEMDRQGIVKTTSSAIVVACIISLTMIVLGKGILV, from the coding sequence TTGGCGAATAATACAATGATTTTAGGAATAATATTTAGCATTATATATTACGAGGTTACAGAAGTATCACCTGGAGGAATAATAGTGCCAGGATATATATCACTTTTTTTAACTCAACCTCTTAGAATAATTGCAACTCTAATTTTAAGTGTATTAACTTTGGTTATTACAAATATCCTATCAAAATATACTATACTATATGGAAAAAGAAAATTTTCGGTAATGATTATGATAAGTTTTATTTTAAGAGTTCTAATTGAAGGAATAGGAGGACTTATATCATTACCTATAGTTTTTTCCGTTATAGGATATATAATCCCAGCTATAATTGCAAAGGAAATGGATAGACAAGGTATAGTAAAAACTACTTCATCTGCTATAGTTGTAGCCTGCATAATCAGCTTAACAATGATAGTTTTAGGGAAGGGAATATTAGTATGA
- the pgsW gene encoding poly-gamma-glutamate system protein, which translates to MKYKRNVFKKWDYIIIILSIILPLSIIYINKSGERVKDNWHEEKIQAATLMDECLKEIKKEKLKRKIPIDKRYDINETGIIGAETSSITTTIGALEAKRTTTNPDFAALIVHMMKKLNLKDGDSVCINLSGSFPALNIAVMSSCEVLKLKPIVIASFGASTWGANNPDFTYLDMEEVLYKKKFISNRADYVSIGGASDLGNDMDDDYVKKIVNRVEGYGRNFITENNLKDNIERRWQIYNANNDRIKAFINVGGNIVSLGETLELDGINPGIIKNTKVKVNEKTGLIQLFLSKDIPVIHLLNIKKIAVDYGIPVDPVTIPKIGTGNIYYSFKHSYKFSVITLMIAIIVIIVYGNKMRSKYE; encoded by the coding sequence ATGAAGTATAAAAGAAACGTTTTTAAAAAGTGGGATTATATAATCATAATTTTATCAATAATATTGCCACTATCTATTATTTACATAAATAAAAGTGGAGAAAGAGTTAAAGATAATTGGCATGAAGAGAAAATTCAAGCAGCTACTCTTATGGATGAATGTTTAAAGGAGATCAAAAAAGAAAAGTTAAAGAGAAAAATCCCTATAGATAAAAGATATGATATAAATGAAACTGGAATAATTGGAGCTGAAACAAGCTCCATAACTACTACAATAGGAGCATTAGAGGCAAAGCGAACAACTACCAATCCTGATTTTGCAGCACTTATAGTTCATATGATGAAAAAATTAAATTTAAAAGATGGTGATAGTGTATGTATAAATTTGTCTGGATCATTTCCAGCTTTAAATATAGCGGTTATGTCAAGTTGTGAGGTCTTAAAATTAAAGCCTATAGTAATTGCTTCTTTTGGTGCATCCACCTGGGGAGCTAATAATCCGGATTTTACATATCTAGACATGGAAGAAGTTTTATATAAGAAAAAGTTTATAAGTAATAGAGCAGATTATGTATCTATTGGTGGAGCATCAGATTTAGGAAATGATATGGATGATGATTATGTAAAGAAGATTGTAAATAGAGTGGAGGGATATGGAAGAAACTTTATAACAGAAAATAATTTAAAAGACAACATAGAGAGAAGATGGCAGATATATAATGCAAATAATGACAGAATAAAGGCTTTTATAAATGTAGGGGGGAATATAGTATCTTTAGGTGAAACTTTAGAGCTAGATGGTATAAACCCTGGAATAATAAAGAATACAAAAGTTAAGGTGAACGAGAAAACAGGACTTATACAACTTTTTTTATCTAAGGATATACCAGTAATACATCTCCTAAATATAAAAAAGATAGCTGTGGACTATGGAATACCAGTAGATCCTGTAACTATTCCTAAGATAGGTACAGGAAACATATATTATTCTTTTAAACATTCTTATAAATTTTCAGTAATTACTTTAATGATAGCTATTATTGTAATAATTGTATATGGAAATAAGATGAGGAGTAAATATGAATAA
- a CDS encoding sensor histidine kinase yields the protein MNNESFRILIDKKRFHSGIILIIFGVILPFFMNVNNFKIYELLLYSISTGDKSMLVIAAFRLVILNTIRGIPNYLGTFIIAESIEVYIKEKNITVVEGIIAITLIPLLYKLINDIHNIRYDLGIPASIVIISIILLKKFNFFTISFFKKSLVMVLILMGVQWMDIIPGLSKFKFGRGETSQDIKIAAELIESTELLSITSIMFCLIFIMFSILMAKLIMDEHKLIIAIEENKRVEKELAEAKIDALKARNYAELKNLVHDLKTPLTSIQALVSIIKLMEQNEKIVSYLDRIEISIDRLSNMISEILYEEKKNIISTEEMFSFILSQISPLPYSDKINYKNTASDCKIKVNKMRFARAIINALDNSYSAINEIGGDRSIMISVYKIPQNVCIEIIDDGIGIRKELIDKVWNNGFSSKKSTGFGLGFMKDVIKNHDGYIEIYSEPNKGTCIKITLPEE from the coding sequence ATGAATAATGAAAGTTTTAGAATATTGATAGATAAGAAACGATTTCATAGTGGAATTATTTTAATTATATTTGGTGTTATACTTCCATTCTTTATGAATGTAAATAATTTTAAAATATATGAACTTCTACTATATAGCATATCAACAGGAGATAAGAGCATGCTTGTTATAGCAGCTTTTAGGTTAGTTATATTGAATACTATAAGAGGAATTCCCAATTATTTGGGAACTTTTATTATAGCAGAATCTATAGAAGTATATATTAAAGAAAAAAATATTACAGTTGTAGAAGGAATAATAGCTATAACATTGATACCATTATTATATAAATTAATAAATGATATACACAATATAAGATATGATTTAGGTATTCCCGCATCCATTGTAATAATTTCAATTATACTTTTAAAAAAGTTTAACTTTTTTACAATTAGCTTTTTTAAAAAGTCTTTAGTAATGGTTTTAATATTAATGGGAGTGCAGTGGATGGATATTATACCGGGGCTTTCCAAGTTTAAATTTGGAAGAGGTGAAACCTCTCAGGATATAAAAATAGCTGCGGAACTTATAGAAAGTACAGAGTTACTTTCTATAACGTCCATTATGTTCTGCTTGATATTTATTATGTTCTCCATACTTATGGCAAAACTTATAATGGATGAGCATAAATTAATTATAGCAATAGAAGAAAATAAACGAGTTGAAAAGGAATTAGCAGAGGCGAAAATAGATGCATTAAAAGCTAGGAATTATGCAGAGTTAAAAAATTTAGTACACGATTTAAAAACGCCATTAACATCTATACAAGCATTAGTAAGTATAATCAAGCTTATGGAACAGAATGAAAAAATAGTTTCTTATTTAGATAGAATTGAAATATCCATAGATAGATTAAGCAATATGATATCTGAAATACTTTATGAGGAAAAGAAAAATATAATAAGCACAGAAGAAATGTTTAGTTTTATATTGTCTCAAATTTCTCCTTTACCTTATTCAGATAAGATAAATTATAAAAACACAGCAAGTGATTGCAAGATAAAGGTAAATAAGATGCGTTTTGCAAGAGCTATAATAAATGCTTTGGATAATTCCTATAGTGCTATAAATGAAATAGGAGGGGACAGGTCTATAATGATTAGCGTATATAAGATACCCCAAAATGTATGTATAGAAATAATAGATGATGGTATAGGCATAAGAAAAGAGCTTATAGATAAAGTGTGGAATAATGGTTTTAGCAGTAAGAAATCTACAGGGTTTGGACTTGGATTTATGAAGGACGTAATTAAAAATCATGATGGATATATAGAAATTTATAGTGAACCAAATAAAGGTACATGCATAAAAATAACCTTACCAGAGGAGTGA
- a CDS encoding response regulator: protein MRKNKILIIDDDKEILFAMSAICEYKNWIAITATSVTEGIKKLKAIKPDIIIIDYHLPKINGIEGVKKIKEMFEDIPIVVLTVEEDQKVADKFIEAGANDFELKPIKAPDIISRISIHLKFRDTLKTVNKDFNECTKGISAETLEKIEKFMMSIEDNRYVSINEISKNTKLAYQTVHRYMQYLLEKDRIDIQQIYGRIGRPRQKYKLKSNFNYNINS, encoded by the coding sequence TTGAGGAAAAATAAAATATTGATTATAGATGATGATAAAGAAATACTATTTGCAATGTCAGCTATATGCGAGTATAAAAATTGGATAGCTATAACTGCTACTAGCGTTACAGAAGGAATAAAAAAATTAAAGGCTATAAAACCAGATATAATTATTATAGATTATCATTTGCCCAAAATTAATGGAATAGAGGGAGTAAAGAAAATAAAAGAAATGTTTGAGGATATACCTATAGTTGTGCTAACTGTGGAAGAAGATCAAAAGGTTGCAGACAAATTTATAGAAGCAGGAGCTAATGATTTTGAACTTAAGCCAATAAAAGCACCAGATATTATATCCAGAATAAGTATTCATTTAAAATTTAGAGATACACTTAAAACTGTAAATAAAGATTTTAATGAGTGCACTAAGGGAATAAGTGCAGAAACCTTAGAAAAAATCGAAAAGTTTATGATGAGTATAGAAGATAATAGATATGTGAGTATAAATGAAATATCTAAAAATACAAAATTAGCATATCAAACAGTACATAGATATATGCAATATCTATTAGAGAAAGATAGAATAGATATTCAGCAGATATATGGTAGAATAGGAAGACCGAGGCAAAAATATAAATTGAAAAGTAATTTTAATTACAATATTAACTCCTGA